Proteins from one Cicer arietinum cultivar CDC Frontier isolate Library 1 chromosome 3, Cicar.CDCFrontier_v2.0, whole genome shotgun sequence genomic window:
- the LOC101498486 gene encoding uridine/cytidine kinase UKL1, chloroplastic, giving the protein MPEETPSIDYAMEAASGPHFSGLRLDGLLPSSPSTSSLAPVSTLTTTDSLPNQQPFVIGVSGGTASGKTTVCDMIIQQLHDHRVVLVNQDSFYRGLKPEELKRVHEYNFDHPDAFDTEQLLECMKKLISGQRVKVPIYDFKKHQRSSDSFRQVNASDVIILEGILVFHDQDVRDLMNMKIFVDTDADVRLARRIRRDTVERGRDINSVLEMYAKFVKPAFDDFVLPSKKYADVIIPRGGDNHVAIDLIVQHIRTKLGQHDLCKIYPNVYVIQSTFQIRGMHTLIRDREISKHDFVFYSDRLIRLVVEHGLGHLPFTEKQVVTPTGSVYTGVDFCKKLCGVSIIRSGESMENALRACCKGIKIGKILIHRDGDNGKQLIYEKLPKDISERHVLLLDPVLATGNSANQAIELLIQKGVPESHIIFLNLVSAPEGIQCVCKRFPSLKIVTSEIDVALNDEFRVIPGLGEFGDRYFGTDD; this is encoded by the exons ATGCCTGAAGAAACACCGTCGATTGATTACGCAATGGAAGCAGCATCTGGGCCCCACTTCTCCGGCCTTCGGCTCGACGGCTTACTTCCATCTTCTCCCTCAACCTCTTCTCTCGCTCCCGTTTCAACCCTAACCACCACCGACTCTCTTCCCAATCAACAACCCTTCGTTATTG GAGTTTCTGGTGGAACTGCTTCTGGAAAAACCACCGTTTGTGATATGATCATTCAACAGCTTCATGATCACCGTGTCGTACTTGTCAATCAG GATTCTTTTTATCGCGGGTTGAAACCAGAAGAATTGAAACGCGTGCACGAGTACAATTTTGACCACCCTG ATGCTTTTGACACAGAGCAACTGTTAGAGTGTATGAAGAAGCTGATCAGTGGCCAGAGAGTCAAAGTTCCCATTTACGATTTCAAGAAACACCAACGCTCTTCTGACAGTTTTCGTCAG GTCAATGCCTCTGATGTCATTATATTGGAGGGAATTCTTGTATTCCATGATCAAGATGTTCGGGATCTGATGAACATGAAGATCTTTGTTGACACAG ATGCTGATGTGAGGCTTGCTCGTAGAATTAGGCGTGACACAGTGGAGAGGGGCAGAGACATAAACTCTGTTCTTGAAATG TATGCAAAGTTTGTTAAGCCTGCTTTTGATGACTTTGTTCTACCATCAAAGAAGTATGCTGATGTGATCATTCCTCGTGGAGGTGATAATCATGTTGCCATTGATTTGATTGTGCAACACATCCGCACAAAGCTTGGTCAACATGATCTATGCAAAATATATCCAAACGTGTACGTTATTCAATCTACATTCCAG ATAAGGGGGATGCATACATTGATTCGTGACAGAGAAATATCAAAGCatgattttgtattttattctgATCGACTTATACGCCTG GTTGTTGAGCATGGTTTAGGTCATCTGCCTTTTACTGAAAAACAAGTTGTTACTCCAACAG GATCTGTCTATACTGGTGTTGATTTCTGCAAGAAATTATGTGGTGTTTCAATTATTCGAAG TGGTGAGAGCATGGAAAATGCACTTCGTGCATGTTGTAAAGGCATTAAAATTGGAAAAATTCTGATTCACCGGGATGGAGACAATGGAAAACAG CTTATATATGAGAAGCTTCCCAAGGATATCTCAGAACGTCATGTCTTGCTTCTCGACCCTGTCCTCGCTACAG GTAACTCAGCCAACCAAGCAATTGAATTACTCATTCAAAAAGGAGTACCAGAATCCCACATTATATTCTTGAATCTCGTTTCA GCTCCCGAGGGAATCCAATGTGTGTGTAAAAGGTTCCCATCATTGAAAATTGTCACATCGGAGATTGATGTTGCATTAAATGACGAGTTTCGTGTTATCCCTGGATTGGGTGAATTTGGCGATCGCTACTTTGGCACCGATGATTGA